The Sinorhizobium terangae genome has a window encoding:
- a CDS encoding HU family DNA-binding protein, with protein sequence MTTTNEIADKIATDYGLTKAQSKTIVEAVFAAVAAAATSGAETSIPQFGKFKVKETPERDARNPATGATIKVAAAKKLTFQPAKALKDAMNK encoded by the coding sequence ATGACCACCACCAATGAAATCGCCGACAAGATCGCAACCGACTACGGTCTGACGAAGGCGCAGAGCAAGACCATAGTCGAGGCTGTTTTCGCGGCTGTTGCTGCTGCAGCAACGTCGGGCGCCGAGACTTCAATCCCCCAGTTTGGGAAGTTCAAGGTCAAGGAAACGCCGGAGCGCGATGCGCGTAATCCCGCAACCGGCGCGACGATCAAGGTGGCTGCCGCGAAGAAGTTGACCTTTCAGCCGGCAAAGGCGCTCAAGGACGCGATGAACAAGTAA
- the traG gene encoding Ti-type conjugative transfer system protein TraG — protein MTRIVLFLAPCALMLLVIIGMTGTENWLPVFGKSEAAQQTLGRAGIALPYLVAALLGIVFMFASAGSARIRTAGWGVLAGATATILIAAMREFVRLSAFAGQVPGGKSIFSYVDPATTIGVCAALMSALFGLRVVIAGNAAFAKAEPKRIYGKRALYGEAEWMKLPEAEKLFPERGGIVIGERYCVDKDSVAAQSFRADSAETWGAGGKAPLLCFDGSFGPSHGIVFAGSGGFKTTSVTIPTALKWGGALVVLDPSNEVAPMVSKHRGGANRDVFVLDPKNSEIGFNALDWIGRFGGTKEEDIASVASWIMSDSGGARGVRDDFFRASALQLLTALIADVCLSGHTREPEQTLRQVRKNLSEPEPKLRERLQSIYHNSNSDFVKENVAAFVNMTPETFSGVYANAVKETHWLSYLNYAALVSGTTFTTSDIAEGNTDVFINIDLKTLETHAGLARVIIGSFLNAIYNRNGEMEGRALFLLDEVARLGYMRILETARDAGRKYGIMLTMIYQSIGQMRETYGGRDAASKWFESASWISFAAINDPETADYISRRCGMTTVEIDQVSRSFQSKGSSRTRSKQLAARPLIQPHEVLRMRADEQIVFTAGNAPLRCGRAIWFRREDMKACVKLNVLFRASAEKR, from the coding sequence TCGGTATGACGGGGACCGAAAACTGGCTGCCCGTTTTCGGAAAATCGGAGGCCGCGCAGCAGACACTCGGCCGCGCCGGCATCGCTCTGCCCTATCTCGTCGCGGCACTGCTCGGCATCGTCTTCATGTTCGCCAGCGCCGGCTCGGCGAGGATCAGAACGGCAGGATGGGGCGTCCTCGCCGGAGCGACAGCGACGATCCTGATCGCTGCAATGCGCGAATTCGTCAGGTTGTCCGCATTCGCTGGACAGGTTCCGGGGGGAAAGTCCATCTTCTCCTATGTCGATCCGGCGACGACGATCGGCGTCTGCGCGGCGCTGATGTCGGCGCTCTTCGGCTTGCGGGTGGTGATCGCCGGCAACGCGGCCTTCGCCAAAGCCGAACCGAAGCGTATCTATGGAAAGCGGGCACTGTACGGCGAGGCTGAGTGGATGAAACTACCGGAAGCGGAAAAGCTGTTTCCGGAGCGTGGCGGCATCGTGATCGGCGAGCGCTACTGCGTCGACAAGGATAGCGTGGCGGCACAGTCGTTTCGCGCCGACAGCGCCGAGACGTGGGGCGCCGGCGGCAAGGCGCCGCTTCTATGTTTCGACGGCTCGTTCGGCCCGTCGCACGGCATCGTCTTCGCAGGCTCCGGCGGCTTCAAGACGACGTCTGTCACGATCCCGACCGCGCTCAAATGGGGCGGCGCCCTTGTCGTCCTCGATCCTTCGAACGAGGTCGCGCCTATGGTCTCAAAACACCGAGGCGGTGCCAACCGCGACGTCTTCGTCCTCGACCCGAAGAACTCGGAAATCGGCTTCAACGCGCTCGACTGGATCGGGCGTTTCGGCGGAACCAAGGAGGAGGATATTGCTTCGGTTGCCTCGTGGATCATGAGCGACAGCGGCGGCGCGCGTGGCGTGCGCGACGACTTCTTCCGCGCCTCGGCTCTGCAGTTGCTGACGGCACTCATCGCCGACGTTTGCCTCTCCGGTCACACCAGGGAGCCCGAGCAGACGCTGCGCCAGGTGCGCAAGAACCTCTCCGAGCCGGAACCCAAGCTGCGCGAACGCCTCCAGTCGATCTACCACAATTCGAACTCGGACTTCGTGAAGGAAAACGTTGCGGCCTTCGTGAACATGACCCCCGAAACCTTCTCGGGCGTCTACGCCAATGCGGTGAAGGAAACGCACTGGCTTTCCTACCTGAACTACGCGGCGCTGGTTTCTGGAACGACGTTCACGACAAGCGATATTGCTGAAGGAAACACAGACGTCTTCATCAACATCGATCTCAAGACATTGGAGACCCATGCCGGCCTGGCACGCGTCATCATCGGCTCGTTCCTGAACGCAATCTACAACCGCAATGGCGAGATGGAGGGCAGGGCGCTCTTCCTCCTCGATGAGGTGGCGCGCCTCGGTTACATGCGGATCCTCGAGACCGCCCGAGATGCCGGCCGCAAGTACGGGATCATGCTCACCATGATCTATCAGTCGATCGGGCAGATGCGCGAGACCTATGGCGGGCGGGACGCAGCCAGCAAGTGGTTCGAGAGCGCGAGCTGGATTTCCTTCGCCGCGATCAACGATCCGGAAACGGCCGATTATATTTCCCGACGCTGCGGCATGACCACGGTCGAGATCGATCAGGTCAGCCGCAGTTTCCAGTCCAAGGGTTCTTCGCGCACACGCTCGAAGCAGTTGGCCGCGCGACCATTGATCCAGCCACATGAAGTTCTTCGTATGCGGGCTGACGAGCAGATCGTGTTCACCGCCGGAAATGCACCGCTCAGATGCGGGCGCGCGATCTGGTTTCGGCGTGAGGACATGAAGGCGTGCGTAAAGCTGAATGTGTTATTCCGGGCCAGCGCCGAGAAGCGGTGA